One Bacillus sp. FJAT-52991 genomic region harbors:
- a CDS encoding flagellar protein FliT: protein MSEVVVQCHLLTKQLLDLLEGPYSDNERDRLMAEVDLLLQKRGVLLPKITPPFNDEEIQLGHEIKQWNRKIDVHLQKLMAMIKQDIQGVNMKKASMSKYTDPYGKLSMTDGMFYDKKN from the coding sequence ATGAGTGAGGTTGTTGTTCAATGCCATTTGTTGACGAAGCAGCTACTAGATTTGCTTGAAGGGCCATATAGTGACAATGAGCGAGATCGATTAATGGCAGAGGTTGATTTGCTGTTACAAAAAAGAGGAGTCCTTCTTCCGAAGATTACTCCCCCATTCAATGATGAAGAGATTCAATTAGGGCATGAAATCAAACAGTGGAACCGAAAGATTGATGTTCATCTGCAAAAGCTAATGGCTATGATTAAGCAAGATATTCAAGGTGTGAATATGAAAAAAGCAAGCATGTCGAAATACACGGACCCTTATGGGAAACTTTCTATGACTGACGGGATGTTTTACGATAAAAAAAATTAG
- the fliD gene encoding flagellar filament capping protein FliD, translating into MMRISGLASGMDIDTMVKDLMKVERMPLDRMKQKKQKVEWQRDDYRAMYTQLDDFRSELTKLKYTQNYRARNVSSVDESKVSATVASGANASSYSISKVTQLASAETIVNKGKVTLDKNAGLYDQTSGEAGMWKTGAIESKTIKVGTAGKDFSLGDTNFDVSSISNWGVKVDGKSYKVVTDSNDLTDNTVLVNPDGTFKFNKELAANSTIKIDYIANDKTENFALTKDSTSWQLQRNSLEDISMSFEGSALNLVANPDSTGDDLLIQTAGGETIGTLNSNTGRITFNEDQSLEGSLEITYKQNYTTFSVGAHTGEGEVSSETFFIQGNDSMDSVIKKVNSSNVGVSLMYDDFSQQMTLMRTATGDFNKDGNEIFFSGALMEKTFQFDPNSTPTIKGENAKFTINGLETERSSNNFTMNGVTFTLKQTFTDEVKVNVSNDSEKVFENIVGFVNEYNELIEKIQNKTTENVYRKYQPLTDEEREAMTEKQQELWDEKAKSGLLRRDPILTSALSEMRLDLSAPVKNDNVSSAYNSLAKIGITTTSNYMEGGKLVIKDEQKLREAIEKDPAAVESLFIANGTDESQKGVIHRLYETTNNAMEKIRVKAGNKHSTNQQYSLGRSLDTMNKQIARFEDRLVQVEQRYWNQFTAMEKAIQRANEQSAYLMNAFG; encoded by the coding sequence ATGATGCGAATTAGTGGATTAGCAAGTGGTATGGATATTGATACAATGGTCAAGGACTTAATGAAAGTGGAAAGAATGCCGCTTGATAGAATGAAACAAAAAAAACAAAAAGTTGAGTGGCAACGTGATGATTATCGTGCAATGTATACTCAGCTGGATGATTTTCGATCGGAGTTAACGAAATTAAAGTATACTCAAAATTATCGAGCAAGAAATGTTAGCTCTGTAGATGAGTCGAAAGTTTCTGCGACAGTTGCTAGTGGCGCGAATGCTTCTTCTTATTCAATTTCAAAGGTTACTCAATTAGCTAGTGCGGAAACAATTGTCAATAAAGGAAAAGTTACTTTAGATAAAAATGCTGGTTTATATGATCAAACTAGTGGAGAAGCAGGAATGTGGAAGACAGGTGCAATCGAGAGTAAAACGATTAAAGTAGGAACTGCTGGGAAGGATTTTTCTCTTGGTGACACAAACTTTGACGTTTCGTCGATTAGCAATTGGGGGGTCAAAGTAGATGGAAAGTCATACAAAGTAGTGACTGATTCAAATGATTTGACCGATAACACGGTTTTAGTAAACCCGGATGGTACGTTCAAGTTTAACAAAGAATTAGCTGCAAATAGTACGATTAAAATCGATTATATCGCAAATGACAAAACAGAAAATTTTGCCCTGACAAAAGACTCCACATCATGGCAATTACAAAGAAACTCTTTAGAAGATATTTCTATGTCATTTGAAGGTTCAGCATTGAATTTAGTGGCAAACCCAGATTCTACAGGGGACGATTTGCTCATTCAAACGGCTGGTGGGGAAACCATTGGAACATTGAATTCCAATACAGGAAGGATAACGTTTAATGAAGATCAATCTCTAGAAGGTAGCTTGGAAATCACGTATAAACAAAATTATACAACTTTCTCTGTAGGTGCTCATACTGGTGAGGGGGAAGTGTCTTCAGAAACGTTCTTTATTCAAGGAAATGACTCAATGGATAGTGTCATTAAAAAAGTGAATTCATCCAATGTTGGCGTATCCCTGATGTATGATGATTTTTCCCAGCAAATGACGTTAATGAGAACGGCAACTGGTGACTTTAACAAAGACGGTAACGAAATATTCTTTTCAGGGGCATTGATGGAAAAGACATTTCAATTTGACCCTAATAGTACTCCAACAATAAAAGGGGAAAATGCAAAGTTCACCATCAATGGTTTAGAGACAGAGCGTAGTTCGAATAACTTCACTATGAATGGTGTAACGTTTACGCTTAAACAAACATTTACGGACGAAGTGAAAGTAAATGTAAGCAATGATTCAGAGAAAGTGTTTGAAAATATTGTTGGGTTTGTTAATGAATACAATGAATTAATCGAAAAAATCCAAAATAAAACGACTGAAAATGTTTATCGTAAATATCAGCCATTAACGGATGAAGAAAGAGAAGCAATGACTGAAAAGCAACAGGAACTTTGGGATGAGAAGGCGAAAAGTGGCCTTTTGCGAAGAGATCCTATTTTAACAAGTGCATTATCCGAGATGCGTTTAGATTTATCGGCGCCTGTGAAAAATGATAATGTTTCCTCCGCATATAATTCATTAGCTAAGATTGGCATTACGACCACTTCTAATTATATGGAAGGTGGAAAATTAGTAATTAAAGATGAACAAAAATTGAGAGAAGCGATTGAAAAAGACCCTGCTGCGGTAGAAAGTTTATTTATTGCTAATGGAACTGACGAAAGCCAAAAAGGGGTTATTCATCGCTTATATGAAACGACCAATAATGCTATGGAGAAAATAAGAGTAAAGGCTGGGAATAAACATTCAACAAACCAGCAATATTCTTTAGGCCGAAGTCTTGATACAATGAATAAGCAAATTGCTCGATTTGAAGATCGTTTAGTCCAAGTAGAACAACGTTATTGGAATCAATTTACAGCTATGGAGAAAGCAATTCAAAGAGCAAATGAACAATCTGCTTATTTAATGAATGCATTTGGGTAA
- a CDS encoding SEC-C metal-binding domain-containing protein gives MSVGRNEPCPCGSGKKYKKCCGKVEGLAIHGVMLEELENLQRELIDYAMANYSHTMKKEFQTLLHKYEVLRKDPQVFLVAFEIWFILNYPVKDGRTVLEKFVARRLNTIERERTKQVFKTWPQTKFIAGQLGMIRDHVYEVQDILSGEKVAIRARQKVDLDEVFIIGALLPFEQEYTFFMIDFHFEKEMAPRMEKWLLSQGEQVEEREAFVSDNFLFVLDGLFTIYNEMQQPQESQEPFDYSELKWEKEAQAKTADALREFLQEEGIEELHQQTAVLLWNLYCQKENPTIRKPEIYVGALVSLLQSYNIVKANDSNAALAKRLGTTAASLSKRAKEMEVVLQERLADTQ, from the coding sequence ATGTCAGTTGGACGGAACGAACCATGTCCATGTGGAAGTGGGAAAAAATACAAAAAGTGCTGTGGAAAAGTAGAAGGCTTAGCGATTCATGGGGTGATGCTTGAAGAGCTAGAAAACTTACAGCGAGAATTAATTGACTATGCGATGGCAAATTATTCACATACGATGAAGAAAGAGTTTCAAACGCTCTTACATAAATACGAAGTGCTTCGCAAAGATCCACAAGTATTTTTAGTCGCTTTTGAAATTTGGTTTATTTTAAATTATCCAGTGAAAGATGGACGAACAGTGCTAGAGAAGTTTGTTGCTCGTCGATTGAATACGATCGAACGTGAACGGACGAAGCAAGTATTTAAAACATGGCCACAAACGAAGTTCATTGCTGGTCAATTAGGTATGATCCGCGATCATGTGTATGAAGTTCAAGATATTCTTTCCGGAGAAAAAGTGGCGATTCGTGCTCGTCAAAAGGTAGATTTAGATGAAGTGTTTATTATCGGAGCGTTATTGCCATTTGAACAAGAGTACACGTTCTTTATGATCGACTTCCATTTTGAAAAGGAAATGGCTCCACGAATGGAGAAATGGTTGTTATCTCAAGGTGAACAAGTAGAAGAACGAGAAGCTTTTGTTTCTGACAACTTCCTATTCGTATTAGACGGCTTATTTACCATTTATAATGAGATGCAGCAACCTCAGGAGTCTCAAGAGCCATTTGATTATAGCGAATTGAAATGGGAGAAAGAAGCGCAAGCGAAAACAGCTGATGCCCTACGCGAATTTTTACAAGAAGAGGGGATTGAGGAGCTGCATCAACAAACGGCGGTTCTTCTATGGAATCTGTACTGTCAGAAGGAGAATCCAACGATCCGCAAACCGGAAATATATGTCGGAGCCCTTGTTTCTCTTTTACAATCGTATAATATTGTTAAAGCCAATGATTCAAATGCAGCACTAGCTAAGCGTTTAGGAACAACCGCAGCGAGTTTATCGAAGCGGGCTAAAGAAATGGAAGTAGTTCTTCAAGAACGATTAGCAGATACGCAGTAA
- the hpf gene encoding ribosome hibernation-promoting factor, HPF/YfiA family, with product MMDYNIRGENIEVTPAIREYVEKKIGKLERYFNEVPNATVHVNLKVYSDRNTKVEVTIPMKNLVLRAEERNGDMYAGIDLIVDKLERQIRKHKTKVNRKFREKGEPQEYFAIAMNEAAATEVEEDTDELAIVRTKQFDLKPMDSEEAVLQMNLLGHSFFIYTDAESNGTNIVYKRKDGKYGLIETN from the coding sequence ATGATGGATTACAACATTCGTGGTGAAAACATTGAGGTAACTCCGGCGATTCGTGAATACGTCGAGAAAAAGATTGGGAAGCTAGAGCGTTATTTTAACGAAGTACCAAACGCTACTGTGCATGTAAACTTGAAGGTTTATTCTGATAGAAATACAAAAGTAGAAGTAACGATTCCGATGAAAAATCTTGTCCTTCGTGCGGAAGAGCGCAACGGAGATATGTATGCAGGCATCGACTTAATTGTTGATAAATTAGAACGTCAAATCCGTAAACACAAAACTAAAGTAAATCGTAAGTTCCGTGAAAAAGGGGAGCCGCAAGAGTATTTTGCCATTGCAATGAATGAAGCGGCAGCCACTGAAGTGGAAGAAGACACAGATGAATTAGCGATTGTTCGCACAAAGCAATTTGACTTGAAACCAATGGATTCTGAAGAAGCGGTTTTACAAATGAACTTGCTTGGTCACAGCTTCTTTATTTATACAGATGCTGAGAGCAATGGAACAAACATCGTCTACAAACGTAAAGATGGTAAATATGGTTTAATTGAAACAAACTAA
- a CDS encoding methyl-accepting chemotaxis protein, with protein MDTNTSFFNRISVQLLLAVTIVILTISSAIGISSYYLAKKELINSGKEELRSIVQTSLPVLEMLNEEVKEGKITLEQAQERARIILNGPKTEANGSVGYDFHKTNYVYKDNGYLYAYDSNYKAQLHPAIPIGEDESETKNSEGVYVQRELVKAAKATSPEDHFYTYAWKNTGEASEQPKIAYMVYFEPWDWNIGIGAYESEFYQSLQSLKNYILIITISIAVLSLAIMFWFAKKKLDLLKQAAAISLKIADGQLDVPKLQETSDEVGQLNKSFNKMSSELRGLIGKLQDTSTNLLHSATDLSAVSEETSATSQEIVRAMNEISSGAVSQASDIDDMSRSVDRLSSAIAQMNQENQVIRDITTSTEKATDHGKEIVQVLKSSNEQSLVASEKIKTSITNLTSQIQNISHITTTINHVTEQTNLLALNASIEAARAGEHGKGFAVVADEVRKLAEESNQATKQIQEMITGIHQETAITVSMMKETTLFSTQLNNAVHETEMEFTQISEAVRETIKAIDGLNSEIMTVTNQSHEIQEVIQNISAVSEETAAAVEEISASVDEQSKAISTVSHSADQLSQLSETVSAMINRYKL; from the coding sequence ATGGATACAAACACATCTTTTTTCAATAGAATTTCCGTTCAGTTGCTTTTAGCTGTAACCATCGTTATTTTAACGATTAGCAGTGCGATCGGAATTTCCAGCTATTATTTAGCTAAAAAAGAATTAATTAATAGTGGAAAAGAAGAATTAAGAAGTATTGTTCAAACATCTTTGCCAGTCCTTGAAATGCTTAATGAAGAGGTAAAAGAGGGAAAAATCACTTTAGAACAAGCACAAGAAAGGGCTAGAATCATATTAAATGGTCCTAAAACTGAGGCTAATGGATCGGTTGGGTACGATTTTCACAAAACTAATTACGTTTATAAAGATAATGGGTATTTGTATGCATATGACTCTAATTATAAGGCTCAACTACACCCCGCCATTCCAATTGGTGAAGATGAGTCTGAAACAAAAAATAGCGAGGGTGTGTACGTTCAACGCGAGCTCGTAAAAGCAGCGAAAGCAACAAGTCCGGAAGACCATTTTTATACATATGCTTGGAAGAATACTGGAGAAGCAAGCGAACAACCTAAAATAGCTTATATGGTTTATTTCGAACCATGGGATTGGAATATTGGGATTGGTGCATATGAATCTGAATTCTATCAATCATTACAATCACTTAAGAATTATATCCTCATCATTACCATTTCTATTGCCGTTTTGAGTTTAGCTATAATGTTTTGGTTTGCGAAGAAAAAATTAGATTTATTGAAGCAAGCGGCTGCGATCTCCCTAAAAATTGCAGATGGTCAATTGGATGTACCAAAGCTTCAGGAAACTTCAGATGAAGTGGGACAATTGAATAAATCGTTTAATAAAATGTCTAGTGAACTAAGGGGGCTGATTGGCAAGCTTCAAGATACGAGCACAAACTTACTTCACTCGGCCACTGATTTATCAGCTGTTTCAGAGGAAACGTCAGCAACAAGTCAGGAAATTGTTCGTGCGATGAATGAGATTTCTAGTGGAGCTGTTTCACAAGCTTCGGATATTGATGATATGAGCAGAAGTGTGGATCGTTTGTCTAGTGCAATTGCGCAAATGAATCAGGAAAATCAAGTGATTCGCGACATTACCACTTCTACAGAAAAAGCAACCGATCATGGTAAAGAAATTGTTCAAGTGCTGAAAAGTTCTAATGAACAGTCATTAGTCGCTTCCGAAAAAATTAAAACAAGTATTACAAACTTAACGAGTCAAATTCAAAATATCTCACATATTACGACGACAATTAATCACGTTACGGAACAAACGAATTTACTTGCCTTAAATGCTAGCATTGAGGCGGCGAGAGCGGGTGAACATGGTAAAGGCTTTGCTGTTGTTGCGGATGAAGTGAGAAAGCTTGCAGAGGAATCCAATCAAGCAACAAAGCAAATCCAAGAGATGATCACAGGCATTCACCAAGAAACTGCAATAACCGTTTCGATGATGAAAGAGACGACTTTATTCTCTACCCAACTTAATAATGCTGTTCATGAGACCGAGATGGAATTTACTCAAATCTCAGAAGCAGTCAGAGAAACGATTAAAGCGATCGATGGGTTAAACAGTGAAATTATGACTGTCACAAATCAAAGTCATGAAATTCAAGAAGTCATTCAAAATATCTCTGCGGTGTCTGAGGAAACAGCAGCCGCTGTTGAAGAAATTTCCGCTTCCGTTGATGAGCAATCGAAAGCTATTTCTACGGTTAGTCATTCAGCCGATCAATTATCGCAGCTAAGCGAAACAGTGTCAGCTATGATTAATAGATACAAATTATAA
- a CDS encoding alpha/beta hydrolase: MNEQYPVLKEAEPFYYEGGPTGILVIHGFTGSTQSMQPLGEAYREAGFTVCGPRLKGHGTHYEEMEKTTYQDWITSVEEGFQWLKERCERIFVTGLSMGGTLTLYLAEKYPEIKGIIPINAAIDLPAMKEFEGAKEPRFLDAIGSDIKAVGVKELAYEKTPVCSIQEILILAEQVRAHLSDITCSALVFVSKEDHVVPPENSEEIFANIASLDKEKIKLDNSYHVATLDNDQSLIIERTLNFIRTHI; encoded by the coding sequence ATGAATGAACAATATCCAGTGTTAAAAGAAGCGGAACCTTTTTATTATGAAGGAGGTCCAACAGGTATTCTTGTGATTCATGGCTTCACAGGCTCTACCCAAAGCATGCAGCCACTCGGCGAAGCCTACAGAGAAGCTGGTTTTACCGTTTGTGGCCCACGTTTAAAAGGACATGGAACTCATTATGAAGAGATGGAAAAAACGACGTATCAAGATTGGATCACTTCAGTAGAGGAAGGGTTTCAGTGGCTAAAAGAGCGATGCGAACGGATTTTTGTGACGGGGCTGTCGATGGGCGGCACACTGACTTTGTATTTAGCGGAAAAATATCCAGAAATCAAAGGGATTATTCCGATTAACGCAGCCATTGATTTACCAGCAATGAAAGAGTTTGAAGGAGCAAAAGAACCCCGCTTTCTCGACGCGATCGGTTCAGATATTAAAGCAGTTGGTGTCAAAGAGCTTGCCTATGAAAAAACACCTGTCTGCTCTATTCAAGAAATACTAATTTTAGCGGAACAAGTGCGAGCTCATCTTAGCGACATCACTTGTTCTGCACTGGTTTTCGTATCGAAAGAAGACCATGTCGTTCCACCGGAAAACTCGGAAGAAATATTCGCAAACATTGCTTCTCTCGATAAAGAAAAAATTAAACTCGACAACAGCTATCATGTGGCGACACTAGACAACGATCAGTCACTAATCATTGAGCGAACGTTAAATTTTATTCGTACTCACATATAA
- the fliS gene encoding flagellar export chaperone FliS, with protein sequence MSTNNPYKQYENNSVNTASPGELTLMLYNGCLKFIRKAKEAIKEKNYEQKNVNIQKAQKIIRELMVTLNMDIDISKEMMTLYDYLNRRLIDANLKNDIEILNEVEGFVEEFRDTWKLVIQKNRQTQYAGSGGQV encoded by the coding sequence GTGTCTACAAACAATCCATACAAACAATATGAAAATAATTCTGTTAATACCGCTTCACCCGGAGAATTAACGTTAATGCTTTACAACGGTTGTTTGAAATTTATTCGTAAAGCTAAAGAGGCAATTAAAGAAAAAAACTATGAACAAAAAAATGTTAATATCCAAAAAGCCCAAAAAATTATTCGAGAATTAATGGTTACTTTAAATATGGATATAGACATATCTAAAGAAATGATGACTTTATATGATTACTTAAACCGTCGTTTAATAGATGCGAATTTAAAAAATGATATTGAGATCCTAAATGAAGTAGAAGGGTTTGTTGAAGAGTTTCGAGATACATGGAAATTAGTGATACAAAAAAATAGACAAACTCAATATGCAGGCAGTGGTGGTCAAGTTTAA
- a CDS encoding glutathione peroxidase: MNIFDFKVEKTNGNIVSLENYKEKVLLVVNTASKCTFTPQFEDLQKLYLSYKEAGLEILGFPCNQFAGQEPGTNEEASSFCQLNYGVTFPIFSKVNVNGENEAPLFQFLKAAAPFRGFDESNISEKLLKMMISEKNPEFLLGDSIKWNFTKFLIDQEGNVIKRFEPSDEPASFAKEIEKLLQ; the protein is encoded by the coding sequence ATGAATATCTTTGATTTTAAAGTAGAAAAAACAAATGGCAACATCGTTTCTCTTGAAAATTATAAAGAAAAAGTGTTGCTGGTCGTCAATACAGCTAGTAAATGTACTTTCACTCCACAGTTTGAGGACTTACAAAAACTCTATCTCTCCTATAAAGAAGCTGGATTAGAGATACTGGGCTTTCCTTGCAATCAATTCGCTGGCCAAGAACCTGGTACAAATGAAGAGGCCTCGTCTTTTTGTCAATTAAATTACGGTGTCACTTTCCCAATTTTTTCAAAGGTGAACGTCAATGGAGAAAACGAAGCTCCATTATTTCAGTTTTTAAAAGCGGCTGCTCCATTCCGTGGATTTGACGAATCAAACATTAGTGAAAAGCTATTAAAGATGATGATCTCGGAAAAAAATCCAGAATTTCTCCTCGGTGATTCGATCAAATGGAACTTCACTAAATTTCTTATCGACCAAGAAGGAAATGTCATCAAACGATTCGAACCATCGGATGAACCTGCTTCTTTTGCTAAAGAAATAGAAAAATTGCTTCAATAA
- a CDS encoding zinc ribbon domain-containing protein — protein MAEKGCIKCGSRDAAQKEVAMTGTGLSKMFDIQKNQFIVVYCKKCGYSEFYNKEASTASNVLDFFFG, from the coding sequence ATGGCTGAAAAAGGTTGTATCAAATGTGGTAGTAGGGATGCGGCACAAAAAGAGGTAGCGATGACGGGCACGGGCTTATCAAAAATGTTTGATATTCAAAAGAATCAATTTATAGTTGTTTATTGCAAAAAGTGCGGGTACTCCGAGTTTTACAATAAAGAAGCATCAACGGCTTCTAACGTATTGGATTTCTTTTTTGGATAA
- a CDS encoding flagellin, translating into MKIQNQSMIAFSMNRYQKNETKIQKTLDKLASGLDIQKSADNASGLVVSETMRAQIRGISQAQKNMQDGLSVLEVTDEGLNHVNGLLQRARELSVMAANDTLTHEDRQAAQIELEELMNGINDTAEKLEFNTKKILGENAPLVLMVGANPGQQIKIDLVKTDTDALGLNGASLLDQNDAENLITKIDNAITKVSLDLTRVGAHYEAIEHHIRNAHIYEKNMTTSFSMLKDADMGKEMLSLTSAEIRQKSDQILVSTVNQNARDILNLFK; encoded by the coding sequence TTGAAAATTCAAAATCAATCTATGATTGCTTTTTCAATGAACAGGTACCAAAAAAATGAAACGAAAATTCAAAAGACCCTTGACAAACTAGCTTCAGGGCTAGACATTCAAAAGTCTGCTGATAACGCTTCTGGTTTAGTAGTTTCTGAAACGATGCGTGCACAGATTCGCGGTATTTCTCAAGCACAGAAGAATATGCAAGATGGCTTATCTGTACTTGAAGTAACAGATGAAGGGCTAAATCACGTGAATGGCCTACTACAGCGCGCTCGAGAATTAAGTGTAATGGCTGCAAATGATACTCTCACTCATGAAGATCGTCAAGCAGCACAAATTGAATTAGAAGAGCTGATGAATGGCATCAATGATACAGCAGAAAAGCTAGAATTTAATACAAAAAAAATACTGGGAGAGAATGCTCCACTCGTCTTAATGGTTGGCGCTAACCCAGGCCAACAAATCAAAATTGATTTAGTGAAAACAGACACAGATGCACTTGGATTAAATGGCGCTTCACTACTTGATCAAAACGATGCTGAAAATCTAATAACTAAAATAGACAATGCCATCACAAAAGTCTCTTTAGATTTAACTAGAGTTGGAGCTCATTATGAAGCGATTGAACATCATATCCGAAATGCTCATATTTATGAAAAAAATATGACAACATCCTTTTCTATGTTAAAAGATGCTGATATGGGAAAAGAAATGCTCTCTTTAACTAGTGCAGAAATTAGACAAAAGAGTGATCAAATTCTTGTATCAACTGTTAATCAAAATGCTCGAGACATACTAAACTTATTTAAATAA
- the flaG gene encoding flagellar protein FlaG, with amino-acid sequence MLDKLGMSNQVMNPITRPIQQEMDATMKTEDVQSQPSKAEMERVIQGMNDFLKPSNLHVKFEFHDELEEYYVTMVNDVTQEVIREIPSRKLLDMYAAMTKYLGILVDEKI; translated from the coding sequence ATGCTTGATAAGCTGGGGATGTCGAACCAAGTGATGAATCCTATAACTCGTCCTATACAACAAGAAATGGATGCAACGATGAAAACCGAGGACGTGCAAAGTCAGCCTTCGAAAGCAGAGATGGAGAGAGTTATTCAGGGAATGAATGATTTTTTGAAGCCTTCAAATTTGCATGTGAAGTTTGAATTCCACGATGAATTAGAAGAGTACTATGTGACGATGGTCAATGATGTGACGCAGGAAGTCATACGAGAAATACCGTCGAGAAAGCTATTAGATATGTACGCAGCGATGACCAAATATTTGGGGATTTTAGTAGATGAAAAAATTTAA
- a CDS encoding YwbE family protein: MNGQHRKDIQPGLDVNIVLKKDQRTGKKTRGIVKDILTNSSFHPHGIKVRLVDGQVGRVQEIFVGGNGSACDI; this comes from the coding sequence ATGAACGGACAACATCGAAAAGATATTCAACCGGGGCTTGATGTCAATATTGTGTTAAAAAAGGATCAACGAACAGGGAAGAAAACGAGAGGAATCGTCAAGGATATTTTGACAAACTCCAGCTTTCATCCACATGGCATTAAAGTGCGACTTGTGGATGGACAAGTAGGGAGAGTGCAGGAGATTTTTGTTGGGGGAAACGGAAGTGCTTGCGATATTTGA
- the fliS gene encoding flagellar export chaperone FliS produces the protein MDYQKAKGKYEETSIATASNNEIIIWMIQKALQNLEKAKVALQIRDLPEQNRLLNQVQQLVFELMIYVNKQTKEGKNLLALYDYINRRLIEANMEKSLSKVNEVERYFIELLEAWKEVKKKGTKKSL, from the coding sequence ATGGATTATCAGAAAGCAAAGGGAAAATATGAGGAAACAAGTATTGCTACAGCTTCTAATAATGAAATCATCATTTGGATGATACAAAAAGCATTGCAAAATCTCGAAAAAGCAAAAGTAGCTTTACAAATACGCGACTTACCAGAGCAAAATAGACTATTAAATCAAGTTCAGCAACTTGTATTTGAATTAATGATTTATGTGAATAAGCAAACAAAAGAAGGGAAAAATTTATTAGCTTTGTATGATTATATTAATCGACGTTTAATAGAAGCAAATATGGAGAAAAGCCTATCAAAAGTGAATGAAGTTGAACGATATTTCATAGAATTACTTGAAGCGTGGAAAGAAGTGAAAAAGAAGGGGACGAAAAAAAGCTTATGA